The following coding sequences are from one Salvia hispanica cultivar TCC Black 2014 chromosome 3, UniMelb_Shisp_WGS_1.0, whole genome shotgun sequence window:
- the LOC125212771 gene encoding transmembrane protein 184A-like isoform X2, translating to MVPVYALMSFLSLILNKQAIYFNSVREIYEAWVIYNFLSLCLAWVGGPGAVVLSLTGKVLKPNWCLMTCCFPPIALDGRFIRRCKQGCLQFVILKPILVTVTFILYAKGKYQDGNFNPRQSFLYLTIIYTISYSVALYALALFYVACKDLLKPFNPVPKFIMIKSVVFLTYWQGVLVFLAAKSKLIKDTEEAAEFQNFIICVEMLIAAAGHLFAFPYKEYAGANIGANRGFAASFAHALNISDFYHDTVHQFAPTYHDYVLYNHGDGDEGKTKYRARTFVPTGPEMDTVRRNKANLGNKSDDINSPSSVGTTQNSGGNTKLDALGSSSLLRSEANSVDLHYELSLMDVDFSNYPKKEVPATNEAGKR from the exons GTATACGCTTTGATGTCTTTCTTGTCCTTGATCCTGAACAAACAAGCAATTTACTTCAATTCAGTCAGAGAAAT ATATGAAGCTTGGGTCATTTATAATTTCCTTTCGCTATGCCTAGCATGGGTAGGTGGTCCAGGTGCTGTTGTGCTAAGTTTAACTGGAAAAGTTCTTAAACCAAATTGGTGTTTAATGACATGCTGCTTCCCCCCTATTGCATTGGATGG GCGCTTTATACGAAGGTGCAAACAAGGGTGTTTGCAATTTGTGATCCTCAAACCCATCCTAGTCACAGTTACTTTTATACTGTATGCAAAAGGAAAGTATCAAGACGGGAATTTCAACCCAAGGCAATCCTTTCTCTACCTCACCATAATCTACACAATATCATACTCTGTGGCACTGTATGCATTGGCCTTGTTTTATGTGGCCTGCAAAGATTTGCTGAAGCCTTTCAATCCAGTGCCAAAATTTATCATGATCAAATCTGTCGTATTCCTTACGTATTGGCAG GGTGTGTTGGTTTTTCTTGCTGCAAAATCCAAGTTAATCAAAGATACAGAGGAAGCTGCAGAATTtcagaattttataatttgtgttgaaatgTTGATTGCTGCAGCTGGCCATCTTTTTGCTTTCCCTTATAAAGAATATGCTGGTGCCAATATTGGTGCTAATCGTGGATTTGCAGCAAGCTTTGCACATGCTTTGAACATCAGTGACTTTTACCATGATACAGTACACCAG TTTGCACCAACCTATCATGACTATGTGCTCTACAACCATGGTGATGGTGACGAAGGAAAAACAAAGTACAGAGCTCGCACTTTTGTTCCGACTGGCCCAGAAATGGATACAGTCAGAAGAAACAAAGCCAATCTTGGGAACAAGTCAGACGACATAAATTCACCATCTTCAGTTGGTACTACTCAAAACTCTGGTGGGAACACAAAATTGGATGCTTTAGGTTCATCATCGTTGCTCAGGAGCGAAGCAAATTCTGTTGATTTGCATTATGAACTTTCCCTTATGGATGTAGACTTTTCTAATTATCCAAAAAAGGAAGTACCTGCTACTAATGAAGCTGGAAAACGATGA
- the LOC125213290 gene encoding glutamate--tRNA ligase, cytoplasmic-like, with product MELQFAADSPPLHAIAAAKIAGISVNVKPSLPSGSPPTLLLETGKRLYGANVIIRYIGRISSLPGFYGRDAYQTSQIDEWIDYAPTFSSGSEFEGACSFVDEYLLLNTFLAGFSLSVADIAVWTALAGAGLRWESLRKSKKYQNLVRWFNSISSEYDAQLSDFSSTYLGKRGSAKVAASKSKESQASNSRSNAVENGVHANETAGTRAFEVDLPDAEVGKVKLRFAPEPSGYLHIGHSKAALLNQYFAERYKGQVIIRFDDTNPDKESSEFVDNLLKDIETLGIKYSAITYTSNYFPQIMEMAEKLIREGKAYVDDTPREKMQQERMDGIESRCRNNSVEENLKLWKEMINGTERGLTCCLRGKLDMQDLNKSLRDPVYYRCNLTPHHRIGAKYKVYPTYDFCCPFVDAVEGITHALRSSEYHDRNDQYYRIQTDMGFRKVHLYEFSRLNMVYTLLSKRKLLWFVQNGKVESWDDPRFPTVQGIVRRGLKIEALIQFILEQGASKNLNLMEWDKLWAINKKIIDPVCPRHTAVIEERRVLLILTDGPKDPFVRILPKHKKYEGAGEKAVTYSNRLWVDYADAEAISMNEEVTLKDWGNAIVKEIKKDENGIVTQLVGVLHLDGSVKKTKLKLTWLSDGNELVKLTLVDFDYLITKKKLEEDEDFTDVVNPCTRTETSALGESDMRNLRRGDVIQLERKGYYRCDVPLIRPSKPIVLFAIPDGKQQTVAK from the exons ATGGAACTCCAGTTTGCGGCTGATTCTCCGCCGCTCCATGCTATCGCCGCTGCCAAAATTGCCGGCATTTCTGTCAACGTTAAACCATCTCTCCCCTCTGGCTCGCCGCCAACTCTTTTACTAGAGACTGG GAAGAGACTGTATGGAGCTAATGTGATTATTAGGTATATTGGTAGGATATCAAGCTTACCAGGTTTCTATGGACGAGATGCTTATCAGACGAGCCAG ATCGATGAATGGATTGATTACGCCCCCACCTTTTCATCTGGATCCGAATTCGAAGGAGCATGCAGCTTTGTGGATGAGTATCTACTACTCAATACATTTCTCGCTGGTTTTAGCTTGTCAGTTGCAGATATTGCTGTCTGGACTGCTCTTGCTG GAGCTGGTTTGAGATGGGAAAGTTTAAGGAAATCTAAGAAGTACCAAAATTTGGTTCGGTGGTTCAACTCAATATCTTCTGAATATGATGCACAGCTGAGTGACTTTTCCTCTACATATCTTGGGAAAAGAGGTTCTGCAAAGGTAGCAGCTTCCAAGTCGAAGGAATCTCAAGCCTCTAATTCTCGGTCGAATGCAGTGGAGAATGGTGTGCATGCCAATGAAACTGCTGGCACACGAGCCTTTGAGGTTGATCTTCCAGATGCTGAGGTAGGAAAGGTGAAATTGCGGTTTGCACCAGAACCCAGTGGTTATCTCCATATAGGTCATTCGAAAGCTGCATTGTTAAACCAGTATTTTGCTGAGCGCTACAAAGGACAGGTTATTATACGTTTTGATGACACAAATCCAGACAAAGAAAGTAGTGAGTTTGTCGATAATCTGCTCAAAGATATTGAGACTCTTGGGATCAAGTACAGTGCTATAACATACACGTCAAACTACTTTCCCCAGATCATGGAAATGGCTGAAAAATTGATTCGTGAAGGTAAGGCCTATGTTGATGATACTCCACGCGAGAAAATGCAACAGGAAAGGATGGATGGCATAGAGTCGAGGTGCAGGAATAACAGTGTGGAGGAGAACTTGAAGTTGTGGAAGGAAATGATTAATGGTACAGAGAGGGGTTTGACTTGTTGTCTCCGTGGGAAATTGGACATGCAGGACCTGAACAAATCACTTAGGGATCCCGTGTATTACCGCTGCAATTTGACCCCTCACCACAGGATTGGAGCTAAATATAAGGTATACCCAACATATGATTTCTGCTGTCCCTTTGTTGATGCTGTGGAGGGTATCACACATGCTCTTAGATCAAGTGAGTACCATGACCGAAATGATCAGTATTACAGAATTCAGACTGATATGGGATTCAGAAAGGTCCATCTCTATGAATTTAGTCGACTGAATATGGTTTATACACTTCTTAGCAAGCGCAAGCTTCTTTGGTTTGTCCAAAACGGAAAGGTTGAAAGTTGGGATGACCCTCGCTTTCCTACTGTTCAAGGAATAGTGCGAAGAGGTCTGAAAATTGAAGCACTAATACAGTTTATTCTGGAACAA GGTGCATCGAAGAATCTGAATCTTATGGAGTGGGACAAACTCTGggcaattaataaaaagataattgaTCCTGTGTGCCCTAGGCATACTGCTGTTATTGAGGAACGTCGTGTACTACTGATCCTAACTGATGGCCCCAAAGATCCTTTTGTACGCATTTTaccaaaacataaaaagtatGAAGGTGCTGGAGAGAAAGCCGTGACTTATTCAAATAGGTTATGGGTAGATTATGCAGATGCGGAAGCAATCTCTATGAATGAGGAAGTAACTCTAAAGGATTGGGGCAATGCAATTGTGAAGGAAATcaagaaagatgaaaatggGATTGTGACTCAGCTGGTTGGAGTGTTGCATCTTGATGGTAGTGTTAAGAAGACAAAGTTGAAGCTCACCTGGCTATCAGATGGCAATGAACTAGTTAAACTCACTTTGGTTGACTTTGATTATCTTATTACAAAGAAGAAG CTtgaggaagatgaagattTCACGGATGTGGTCAATCCCTGTACGAGAACAGAGACATCAGCTCTTGGGGAGTCTGATATGCGGAACTTGAGGCGTGGCGATGTTATACAATTGGAGAGGAAAGGGTATTACAGATGTGATGTTCCTCTGATTCGACCTTCAAAGCCTATAGTCCTCTTCGCCATTCCAGATGGCAAGCAGCAAACTGTAGCGAAGTAA
- the LOC125213291 gene encoding germin-like protein subfamily 2 member 1: MAVCRLLLIMALFLFTNSVSADPDMLQDLCVADLKSGVKVNGYPCKSNVTAEDFFFAGIGKPGATNNSMGALVTGANVQKIPGLNTLGVSLARIDYAPGGLNPPHTHPRATEVVFVLEGELDVGFITTANVLISKTIKQGDVFAFPKGLVHFQKNNGKNPAAVLSAFNSQLPGTQSIAATLFAATPPVPDNVLTKAFMVGTKEVQKIKSRFAPKN, translated from the exons ATGGCTGTTTGCAGGCTGCTTCTAATTATGGCTCTATTCCTCTTCACCAACTCCGTTTCTGCCGATCCAGATATGCTTCAAGATCTCTGTGTTGCTGATCTCAAATCTG GTGTGAAAGTAAACGGATACCCTTGCAAGTCAAACGTGACGGCGGAGGACTTCTTCTTCGCCGGAATAGGAAAGCCCGGCGCCACCAACAACTCGATGGGGGCATTGGTGACCGGCGCCAACGTGCAGAAGATCCCAGGGCTCAACACCCTCGGAGTCTCCCTGGCGCGTATTGACTACGCGCCAGGGGGACTGAATCCCCCGCACACGCACCCACGCGCCACCGAAGTGGTGTTCGTGCTCGAGGGAGAGCTGGACGTCGGATTCATAACCACCGCAAACGTCCTCATCTCAAAGACGATCAAGCAGGGCGATGTGTTCGCCTTTCCGAAGGGACTCGTCCACTTCCAGAAGAACAATGGCAAGAACCCCGCGGCCGTCCTCTCCGCCTTCAACAGCCAGCTTCCCGGCACTCAGTCCATCGCCGCCACGCTCTTCGCTGCAACGCCGCCTGTGCCTGACAATGTCTTGACCAAGGCCTTCATGGTTGGAACCAAGGAAGTGCAAAAGATCAAATCCAGATTTGCTCCTAAAAACTGA
- the LOC125210544 gene encoding uncharacterized protein LOC125210544 → MDDLWNQAWDSLIQEVQREADEEAAAAIPREIRHRRTIPRDHVGAAKRLMADYFSDEPRYPAEIFRRRFRMSRPLFTHIATTLADRFECFTLRSDCTGRIGLSTLQKCTSAIRQLAYAGPADMFDEYLQMGETTSLNVLRQFCKGIRQVFGPEFLRKPTPDECQRLLDMHGAVHSFPGMMGSIDCMHWEWKNCPVAWKGQFTTGSNNDINVLQSSPIFNDECRGEGPEISFVANGTQYRRGYYLADGIYPRWPVFVKTLRQPAGAKRQYFARKQEAARKDVERAFGVLQARWVILRCPARVWHEDDVADIMVACIILHNMIIEDEGFTTERWAPEDGASTSHGVASAPIQMGVPRSNEYLIQRFADIRRSTTHDQLQVDLIEEIWARRGGGVA, encoded by the exons ATGGATGATTTGTGGAATCAAGCATGGGATTCTTTGATTCAAGAGGTGCAGAGGGAGGCCGacgaggaggcggcggcggcgatccCTCGTGAGATTCGTCATCGTCGGACAATCCCACGAGACCATGTTGGAGCGGCTAAGCGGCTTATGGCCGACTACTTTAGCGATGAGCCTCGTTACCCGGCTGAGATTTTTCGTCGGCGTTTCAGAATGTCGCGACCGCTATTTACCCATATAGCGACGACATTGGCGGACCGGTTCGAGTGCTTCACACTCCGGAGTGATTGCACTGGCCGGATCGGACTGTCTACTTTGCAGAAATGCACCTCTGCAATTAGGCAGCTTGCCTATGCCGGACCGgctgatatgttcgacgaatacctacaGATGGGTGAGACGACTAGTCTAAATGTGCTCCGGCAGTTTTGTAAGGGCATTCGGCAAGTCTTTGGTCCGGAGTTCCTACGAAAGCCAACCCCTGATGAGTGCCAGAGACTGCTAGATATGCACGGTGCGGTGCACAGTTTCCCAGGGATGATGGGCAGCattgattgcatgcattgggagtggaaaaaTTGCCCGGTGGCGTGGAAAGGCCAGTTCACTACCG gttcgaacaacgacatcaacgttcTGCAGTCGTCGCCTATCTTCAATGATGAGTGCCGGGGAGAGGGTCCAGAGATCAGTTTTGTAGCAAACGGCACGCAGTATCGCAGGGGATACTATTTGGCAGATGGAATATACCCTCGTTGGCCCGTATTCGTCAAGACACTTCGCCAACCGGCTGGAGCGAAGAGACAATATTTTGCGCGCAAACAAGAGGCCGCTAGGAAAGATGTTGAGCGAgcttttggtgtgctccaagcGCGATGGGTCATTCTACGCTGCCCGGCACGAGTGTGGCACGAAGATGATGTCGCGGATATTATGGTAgcatgtatcatattgcacaatatgataatagaagatgaaggatttaCGACAGAACGTTGGGCGCCAGAAGATGGTGCAAGTACAAGTCACGGCGTTGCCTCCGCGCCGATACAGATGGGTGTACCACGTAGTAATGAATATCTGATCCAACGTTTCGCTGATATACGCAGGAGCACAACACATGACCAACTCCAAGTCGATTTGATTGAAGAGATCTGGGCACGTAGGGGAGGCGGCGTAGCGTGA